One Bremerella alba DNA segment encodes these proteins:
- a CDS encoding sulfatase family protein encodes MRIGLVLIAAIVVGLCHTVACAAEEDSAKPNIVFIFADDWGWGDLGCHGHPYVKTPNIDRLASEGTDFHRFTVASGVCSPSRAAVMTGHFPARYNIDGHFAWVPSNARRNMPDWLDKDVVTIPKLLQSAGYATAHYGKWHLANDMIPDSPSPGVYGYDTYGAFNCSGEQMPVHEDATNAIQFIEQNAKDGKPFFINLWIHEPHTPFHVVPKYRWQLRDEGLEENDEIYASVLMHADERIGEVLDALEQFDVADNTLVIFSSDNGPARAKPEAELELTYDTATGAGFGIAAAKGITAGRKGYKASLFEGGINVPFVVRWPNKVAAGKVDDQLMISAVDLLPTFCEIAGAKLPDGYQADGVSQVVQLQGKSMTGRSKPLFWKMSGHGRGGRSESYHWVSYCVAHNNWKLLASKDFGYVELYDIVHDPYEEEDLNDLKPGVSSQLLKVLAEWKDSLPAKPDAKNYSKLRVSPR; translated from the coding sequence ATGCGAATTGGACTTGTCTTGATTGCCGCAATCGTGGTGGGACTATGTCACACGGTGGCGTGTGCGGCTGAGGAGGACTCCGCGAAGCCTAATATTGTATTTATCTTTGCCGATGACTGGGGATGGGGTGACTTAGGCTGTCACGGACATCCCTATGTGAAGACCCCTAATATCGATCGCCTGGCGAGTGAAGGCACCGACTTCCATCGCTTTACAGTGGCAAGCGGTGTCTGTTCGCCGAGTCGCGCGGCGGTCATGACGGGACATTTTCCGGCGAGGTACAACATCGACGGACATTTTGCCTGGGTGCCTAGCAATGCCCGCCGCAACATGCCTGATTGGTTGGATAAAGATGTTGTAACGATTCCCAAATTACTTCAATCGGCCGGCTATGCCACAGCCCATTATGGAAAGTGGCACCTGGCAAACGACATGATTCCCGACTCGCCTTCTCCAGGGGTTTATGGCTACGACACATACGGAGCATTTAACTGCTCCGGAGAGCAGATGCCAGTCCATGAAGACGCCACCAATGCGATCCAGTTCATCGAACAAAACGCGAAAGATGGGAAACCGTTCTTTATTAACTTGTGGATCCACGAGCCTCACACGCCATTTCACGTTGTTCCCAAGTATCGATGGCAATTGCGAGATGAAGGCCTTGAGGAGAACGATGAAATCTATGCATCGGTACTGATGCACGCTGACGAGAGAATTGGTGAGGTTCTCGATGCATTGGAGCAATTTGATGTCGCCGACAACACGCTCGTGATCTTCAGCTCTGACAATGGACCTGCAAGAGCCAAACCAGAAGCGGAACTCGAACTCACCTACGATACGGCTACCGGCGCAGGCTTCGGAATAGCCGCAGCGAAGGGAATTACCGCAGGCAGAAAAGGATATAAGGCTTCCTTGTTCGAAGGGGGAATCAATGTTCCATTCGTTGTTCGCTGGCCCAACAAGGTTGCGGCCGGAAAAGTCGATGACCAACTAATGATCTCAGCCGTCGATCTCCTGCCGACCTTTTGCGAGATAGCCGGTGCAAAGTTGCCTGACGGCTATCAAGCCGATGGCGTCAGTCAAGTTGTTCAACTCCAAGGAAAGTCAATGACGGGACGTAGTAAACCTCTGTTTTGGAAGATGTCTGGCCACGGACGGGGAGGCCGCTCTGAATCATATCACTGGGTGTCTTACTGCGTTGCTCACAATAATTGGAAGCTACTCGCCTCGAAAGACTTTGGCTATGTCGAACTGTATGACATAGTTCATGATCCCTACGAGGAAGAAGATTTGAACGATTTGAAGCCGGGTGTATCCTCGCAGCTGTTAAAAGTGCTTGCGGAGTGGAAAGACAGCCTGCCTGCGAAGCCAGACGCTAAGAATTATTCCAAACTTCGAGTGTCGCCGAGATGA
- a CDS encoding alpha/beta hydrolase, with product MTKHRGYLSLISLTFLISTSPTFAEETNVLVAESARDSLVRATQEMRKIDANGNGAFEKNEDAAAWRRYRKLDTNRDEVISIDELRKLRLSYLETSGERKLDIVYKTAAQQDMLLDLYYPHQETMKKGSPYPVVVYTHGGGWAAGSKQGIAKGLFKEVFQKLLDRGFAVASVNYRLCRSNSRNTMRDCVIDCKDAVRYLSMNSDTLRLDPARFFVMGDSAGGQLAQMLLLSAPESMPGDKKLAAVSYKILAGVSWYGPCDFEKTDLFNHDDRDDFRDRFGPRILGTDLDLESKRERYREVSPVNYLSKDNPPLLMIQGDKDVTIPVKHAYYMKKKAEAVKAPVEIMIINNAGHNWRKVGADIDPSREAIVHRTIQFFVDYLPQ from the coding sequence ATGACCAAACATCGCGGTTACCTAAGCCTAATTTCGTTGACGTTCCTAATATCGACAAGCCCAACTTTTGCTGAGGAAACCAACGTTCTCGTCGCAGAAAGCGCCCGCGATTCGCTTGTTCGCGCTACGCAAGAGATGCGCAAGATCGACGCGAACGGTAATGGCGCATTCGAAAAGAACGAGGACGCTGCGGCCTGGCGACGCTATCGAAAGCTGGATACGAATCGTGATGAAGTGATCTCGATCGATGAACTTCGTAAGCTAAGGTTATCCTATCTCGAAACGAGCGGAGAGCGAAAACTTGACATCGTCTATAAAACCGCGGCTCAACAAGACATGCTCTTGGATCTTTATTATCCCCATCAAGAGACCATGAAAAAAGGATCTCCGTATCCTGTTGTTGTGTACACGCATGGAGGTGGATGGGCGGCAGGCAGCAAGCAGGGTATTGCCAAAGGTTTGTTTAAGGAAGTTTTTCAGAAGCTTCTCGATCGTGGGTTTGCCGTGGCCTCGGTCAATTATCGTCTTTGCCGATCCAATAGCAGGAACACCATGCGGGATTGTGTGATCGATTGCAAGGACGCTGTTCGTTACCTATCAATGAACAGCGACACGCTTAGGTTGGATCCTGCCCGGTTCTTCGTCATGGGCGATTCCGCCGGAGGGCAGTTGGCGCAGATGCTGCTACTCTCTGCACCGGAATCTATGCCAGGAGACAAAAAGCTGGCAGCGGTCTCTTATAAGATTCTGGCAGGCGTGTCGTGGTACGGACCATGTGATTTCGAGAAGACCGATCTCTTTAATCATGATGATCGAGACGACTTTCGGGATCGATTCGGACCTCGCATTCTAGGAACCGATTTAGACTTGGAGAGCAAACGGGAACGGTACCGGGAAGTGAGCCCGGTAAATTATCTGAGTAAAGACAATCCGCCGCTATTGATGATCCAAGGGGACAAGGATGTGACCATCCCCGTAAAGCATGCCTACTACATGAAGAAAAAGGCAGAGGCCGTTAAGGCACCAGTTGAGATTATGATCATCAACAACGCTGGTCATAACTGGCGAAAAGTCGGCGCGGACATCGATCCTTCACGAGAGGCGATCGTCCATCGAACCATTCAATTCTTTGTCGACTATCTTCCGCAGTAG
- a CDS encoding aldehyde dehydrogenase family protein, with product MSTLSKLTLLPEVEKFLSRGRLTSFVGGQSFESGSSDVITTYDPGSGEKLADVEELTSQEVDQAVQVADEAFKKTGWATMPVNERAALIHRLADAIEKKVAILGQIESLDAGKVEAQAQGDVQNCADTLRYFADLSQHLNHRTTLAVKGHEAWTIRKPWGACAFIFPWNFPILLIGWGIAPALAAGNTVVIKPAEDTPLSAIYLAELAKEVGIPDGVINVITGRGATVGAALSNNKLIKRMSFTGSPEVGRLVGQSCGHNLVPVKLELGGKGAAVIFDDVDVADTAEKLAAAITFHSGQVCCDATRWIVQQDIYDEFVNQCVDRLSEVKIGHQLEADTQMGPVVNAKQRERVLGYLEKGVAEGAECVLSGGPAQVAGYEGHFVKPALLSGSLGNTAAQQEIFGPVAYLASFKTEQEAIEMANYTTYGLANSVWTADLARAGRVAESMVAGNSWINAHNVFAQGVPYGGINQSGLGGGVLSVETLLDYYRSTSVVRPL from the coding sequence ATGAGCACCCTATCGAAATTAACGCTGCTGCCTGAAGTCGAGAAGTTCCTTAGCCGAGGTCGGCTTACTAGTTTTGTTGGTGGCCAGTCGTTTGAGTCTGGTTCAAGCGATGTTATCACGACGTACGATCCTGGCTCTGGAGAGAAATTAGCCGACGTCGAGGAGTTGACCTCGCAGGAAGTCGATCAGGCCGTGCAGGTTGCTGACGAAGCTTTCAAAAAGACTGGCTGGGCAACTATGCCAGTCAATGAGAGAGCCGCTCTGATTCATCGTCTGGCCGATGCCATCGAAAAGAAAGTAGCAATCCTTGGTCAAATTGAGTCGCTAGACGCAGGCAAGGTCGAAGCTCAGGCCCAAGGCGATGTTCAAAATTGTGCTGATACTCTTCGGTACTTTGCCGATCTTTCGCAGCACTTGAACCACCGCACGACCCTGGCCGTTAAGGGGCATGAAGCATGGACGATACGCAAGCCTTGGGGGGCATGTGCTTTCATCTTCCCTTGGAACTTTCCTATTCTGCTGATCGGTTGGGGAATTGCTCCTGCACTAGCGGCAGGCAACACCGTTGTGATCAAGCCGGCCGAAGACACGCCACTCTCGGCAATCTACCTGGCGGAATTGGCCAAAGAAGTTGGCATTCCCGATGGTGTAATCAATGTGATCACGGGACGAGGGGCAACCGTCGGTGCTGCTTTATCGAATAACAAGTTGATCAAGCGTATGTCCTTCACCGGATCACCTGAAGTGGGACGCCTGGTTGGTCAGTCGTGCGGTCACAACTTGGTGCCGGTAAAGCTAGAACTGGGTGGCAAAGGAGCAGCCGTTATTTTTGATGATGTGGATGTCGCGGATACAGCCGAGAAACTTGCCGCCGCGATCACGTTCCACTCTGGTCAGGTGTGCTGCGACGCAACCCGCTGGATAGTTCAACAAGATATCTATGACGAGTTCGTCAACCAATGCGTAGATCGACTTTCCGAGGTAAAGATTGGTCATCAACTTGAAGCTGATACTCAGATGGGCCCGGTCGTCAACGCCAAGCAGCGCGAACGCGTCTTGGGCTACCTAGAGAAAGGCGTCGCCGAGGGAGCCGAATGTGTCCTTAGTGGTGGGCCTGCACAGGTTGCCGGGTATGAGGGGCATTTCGTTAAGCCGGCCCTGCTGTCCGGTTCGTTAGGCAATACTGCAGCACAACAAGAGATCTTCGGCCCTGTCGCTTACCTTGCCTCGTTTAAGACGGAACAGGAAGCGATCGAGATGGCCAATTACACGACCTACGGCCTTGCTAATAGTGTTTGGACTGCCGACTTGGCTCGTGCCGGAAGAGTGGCTGAATCGATGGTCGCGGGCAACAGTTGGATTAACGCACATAACGTGTTTGCCCAAGGCGTTCCCTATGGTGGCATCAATCAAAGCGGTCTTGGCGGCGGTGTACTCTCGGTAGAAACGTTGCTGGATTACTACCGTAGTACATCAGTTGTTCGCCCACTCTGA
- a CDS encoding class II aldolase/adducin family protein, with product MLSKNDYLHPRDEIMQTMDRIYRYRMTTTSGGNLSIRDEAGDIWITPARVDKGNLSRNDIICVRSDGTVEGPHPPSSEFPFHKAIYDARSDIQAIVHAHPVALVAFSICQAVPNTRLFHQTHSVSGKVGFAPYACPGSQQLGSNIADSFAQGCDSVILENHGVVVGAESLARAFERFEAFEFAGKTLIKASKLGNVNYLDDSQLELAANRSVDLPTFERSTANQQERELRKQLCDFIRRGCRQRLLISTEGSFSARLDQDSFLITPTQQDRESLTIDDFVLVHEGSRESGKKASRAVMAHRAIYQKHPSVKAIVFAHPVNATAFSVTDSNLDTRTIPESYVFLRDVGRVPYGVQYHNNSQIAEHISASSPAALLENDGVLVTGSSVLDAFDRLEVLEATSEAVINATSIGKVSSMPQTVIDELRAAFQLK from the coding sequence ATGCTCAGTAAGAACGACTATCTCCACCCGCGCGACGAGATCATGCAGACGATGGATCGTATCTATCGATATCGTATGACGACTACGTCGGGCGGAAATCTTTCGATTCGTGACGAAGCCGGAGACATCTGGATTACTCCGGCACGAGTCGATAAGGGAAACCTCTCGCGGAACGATATTATCTGCGTGCGATCTGACGGAACCGTGGAAGGGCCTCACCCGCCCTCCTCGGAGTTTCCCTTTCATAAAGCCATCTACGATGCCCGCTCTGATATCCAGGCCATCGTTCACGCGCATCCGGTAGCCCTGGTTGCATTTAGTATTTGTCAGGCGGTTCCTAATACGCGCCTTTTCCATCAAACCCACTCGGTCAGTGGTAAAGTCGGTTTCGCTCCCTACGCATGCCCTGGCAGCCAGCAACTGGGTAGCAATATTGCCGACTCGTTCGCTCAGGGGTGCGACAGTGTGATTCTGGAAAATCACGGTGTCGTCGTGGGTGCCGAATCGCTGGCTCGCGCCTTCGAACGTTTCGAGGCATTCGAGTTCGCAGGAAAAACTTTGATCAAAGCGAGCAAGCTTGGCAATGTGAATTACCTGGACGATTCGCAATTGGAACTGGCAGCGAACCGAAGCGTTGACTTGCCCACCTTTGAGCGATCAACGGCAAATCAGCAAGAACGTGAGCTTCGCAAACAGCTATGCGATTTCATTCGACGTGGTTGCCGCCAACGCTTGTTGATCAGTACCGAAGGCAGTTTTTCAGCGCGCCTCGACCAGGATTCATTTCTTATCACTCCGACCCAGCAGGATCGAGAGTCCCTCACGATTGATGACTTCGTTTTAGTGCACGAAGGGAGCCGAGAATCCGGTAAAAAGGCTAGTCGTGCGGTGATGGCTCATCGAGCCATTTACCAGAAGCACCCGAGCGTAAAAGCGATTGTTTTTGCACACCCGGTCAATGCGACCGCTTTTAGTGTTACGGACTCTAACTTAGATACGCGCACGATTCCAGAAAGCTATGTCTTCCTGCGAGATGTCGGACGCGTTCCCTACGGGGTCCAATATCACAACAATAGCCAAATCGCTGAACACATTTCCGCAAGTTCGCCTGCTGCTTTACTAGAGAACGACGGCGTGCTTGTCACAGGCTCCAGCGTGCTTGATGCATTCGATCGTTTGGAAGTTCTTGAGGCAACTTCGGAAGCCGTTATCAACGCAACCTCGATTGGGAAGGTTTCATCGATGCCGCAAACGGTGATCGATGAACTTCGCGCTGCGTTCCAGCTGAAATGA